One Sus scrofa isolate TJ Tabasco breed Duroc chromosome 1, Sscrofa11.1, whole genome shotgun sequence DNA segment encodes these proteins:
- the TOMM5 gene encoding mitochondrial import receptor subunit TOM5 homolog has protein sequence MFRIEGLAPKLDPEEMKRKMREDVISSIRNFLIYVALLRVTPFILKKLDSI, from the exons ATGTTCCGGATCGAGGGCCTCGCGCCGAAGCTGGACCCTGAGGAGATGAAACGGAAGATGCGTGAGGATGTGATCTCTTCCATACGGAACTTCCTCATCTATGTGGCCCTGCTGCGAGTCA CTCCTTTTATCTTAAAGAAATTGGACAGCATATGA